The following are encoded together in the Acidobacteriota bacterium genome:
- a CDS encoding TIM barrel protein encodes MNDNHASAPSGQASAGRRAFLHGAALTVGAGLLPGVGAAPATAAAAGADLRPLTEAEKALRLASNTYPLRTLFKRRADAPTMGGPGAADVAAMKKKYGEITMLDMPQFTIDNFPGVRKMDLWSSLFGDVNDTSMYKASTVTRDGQSFTTYEFDPATASGKQWLDRLAAQQARLGVSCHHVSNNAPRNMCDLDANLRREGIAVAKVWLDACKTIGARTMRVNTGGPRIVPGASATAGYPRNDEVVKYIANAVESFKEMADYGAKVGVIVTIENHWGLSADPTNVRIILDEVNHPFCEASPDFCNWEHEYMLYHGLDALMPYTHHTVHAKYWDRWKDVDLQRCVRILNNHGFRGVIALEYEAGSWNGVEGAQHLMKEVMKAL; translated from the coding sequence ATGAACGATAACCACGCGTCCGCCCCCTCCGGCCAGGCTTCCGCCGGCCGTCGCGCGTTTCTTCACGGTGCCGCCCTGACGGTGGGTGCCGGTCTGCTGCCCGGCGTTGGCGCGGCACCCGCCACGGCTGCCGCTGCCGGTGCCGACCTTCGTCCGCTGACCGAAGCGGAGAAGGCGCTGCGCCTCGCCTCCAACACCTATCCGCTCCGCACGTTGTTCAAGCGTCGCGCCGACGCGCCGACGATGGGTGGCCCGGGCGCGGCCGATGTTGCGGCGATGAAGAAGAAGTACGGCGAGATCACGATGCTGGACATGCCCCAGTTCACCATCGACAACTTCCCGGGTGTGCGGAAGATGGATCTCTGGTCGTCGCTCTTCGGCGACGTGAACGACACCTCGATGTACAAGGCGTCGACGGTCACGCGAGACGGTCAGTCGTTCACCACGTACGAGTTCGATCCGGCGACGGCTTCCGGCAAGCAGTGGCTGGACCGTCTGGCGGCGCAGCAGGCCAGGCTGGGTGTGAGTTGCCACCACGTCTCCAACAACGCGCCGCGCAACATGTGCGACCTGGACGCCAACCTGCGCCGCGAAGGCATCGCTGTCGCCAAGGTGTGGCTCGACGCGTGCAAGACCATCGGTGCCAGGACGATGCGCGTGAACACGGGCGGTCCCCGCATCGTCCCCGGCGCGTCGGCCACGGCGGGCTACCCACGCAACGACGAGGTGGTCAAGTACATCGCCAACGCGGTGGAGTCGTTCAAGGAGATGGCCGACTACGGCGCCAAGGTCGGCGTGATCGTGACGATCGAGAACCACTGGGGCCTCAGCGCGGATCCGACCAACGTCCGGATCATCCTCGACGAGGTCAACCACCCGTTCTGTGAAGCGTCTCCCGACTTCTGCAACTGGGAGCACGAGTACATGCTCTACCACGGCCTCGACGCCCTGATGCCGTACACCCACCACACGGTGCACGCCAAGTACTGGGACCGCTGGAAGGACGTCGACCTCCAGCGCTGCGTGCGCATCCTCAACAACCATGGCTTCAGGGGCGTGATCGCGCTCGAGTACGAGGCCGGCTCGTGGAACGGCGTCGAGGGTGCGCAGCACCTCATGAAGGAAGTGATGAAGGCCCTGTAA
- a CDS encoding RidA family protein, whose product MFTTSLLTACFILAVGEARVVSAQTPAADDGVRLRRIDAGSRTAPASAVVVERGSLVHTAMLYPLDRDGRVQGGNDVRAQATAVLDQFETALRAAGTGLDRVARLHVYVADAAAGAAVDEMIARRFAASSRPALTRVESRMRHDGVLVAMDAIAATARHPASGRPERLRVDGLPSTAGAHIAIQPEGPFVIVSGRAAPGEGDAAATGTMAQLKGDLETAGLGFADVVQVKAFLTDMSRAAQLEAVMAATFTGTPPPIVVTEWRGGSAAVEIELVAAAPGARGSERVTFVEPISARYSRIARVFAGNPVFVSGLTGASPDPKEQVRAIFAELGGVVSAAGSDMRHIAKATYYVSDKGADEEINAIRPSIYDAARPPSASKISVQGVGRTGAVVTIDAIAVTVGR is encoded by the coding sequence ATGTTCACCACGAGCCTCCTGACGGCCTGTTTCATCCTGGCTGTCGGCGAGGCTCGTGTCGTGTCGGCGCAGACACCAGCGGCCGATGATGGCGTACGCCTGCGCCGCATCGATGCCGGTTCCCGGACCGCGCCCGCGTCCGCCGTGGTCGTGGAGCGAGGCTCGCTCGTTCACACGGCCATGCTGTATCCCCTCGATCGTGACGGGCGAGTGCAGGGTGGCAATGACGTGCGCGCACAGGCCACGGCCGTCCTCGACCAGTTCGAGACAGCGCTGCGAGCCGCCGGCACGGGACTCGATCGCGTCGCACGCCTGCACGTGTACGTGGCCGACGCGGCTGCCGGCGCGGCTGTCGACGAGATGATTGCCCGGCGATTCGCCGCATCGTCGCGGCCCGCGCTGACGCGCGTCGAGTCGCGGATGCGGCACGACGGTGTGCTCGTGGCGATGGACGCCATCGCAGCGACGGCGCGACATCCCGCGTCTGGACGACCTGAGCGGCTGCGTGTCGACGGTCTCCCATCCACGGCTGGCGCGCACATCGCCATTCAGCCGGAGGGCCCTTTCGTCATCGTCTCCGGACGTGCGGCGCCCGGCGAGGGTGATGCCGCCGCCACGGGCACGATGGCGCAGTTGAAAGGCGATCTCGAGACAGCAGGGCTCGGGTTCGCGGACGTCGTGCAGGTGAAAGCCTTCCTGACCGACATGTCGCGTGCGGCGCAGCTTGAAGCGGTGATGGCCGCGACGTTCACGGGCACGCCTCCGCCGATCGTCGTGACCGAATGGCGTGGCGGGTCCGCGGCAGTGGAGATCGAACTCGTGGCCGCGGCACCTGGCGCGCGTGGATCGGAGCGCGTGACGTTCGTCGAGCCGATCTCGGCGCGATACAGCCGCATCGCGCGCGTATTCGCGGGCAATCCCGTCTTCGTGTCGGGGCTCACGGGCGCCTCGCCGGATCCGAAGGAGCAGGTACGGGCGATCTTTGCCGAACTCGGTGGCGTGGTGTCTGCTGCCGGCAGCGACATGCGGCACATCGCGAAAGCGACATATTACGTGTCTGACAAGGGCGCCGACGAGGAAATCAACGCGATCCGGCCGTCGATCTACGACGCAGCGCGTCCACCGTCGGCGTCGAAGATCTCGGTGCAGGGCGTCGGGCGCACGGGCGCCGTCGTGACGATCGACGCGATCGCGGTGACTGTCGGCCGATGA
- a CDS encoding serine/threonine-protein phosphatase, whose protein sequence is MATSPHEHRRGAYAGRDRDTLAFASAVTVDAFGISDPGNVRPANEDHFLIARAGRYYETVSTSLPEGELPSRASDDGYALVVADGMGGHVAGEVASRLTIRELVRLSLELPDWISRVDEDTIDEVVRRSETQMASAHQRLIDAGKRDPDLQGMGTTVTAVRNLGRLLQVVHVGDSRAYLLRGEQLSRLTRDHSLVQMLVDRGRMTREEAEQSTSRHVLVNAVGGVNDSVRVDIDHVGLANGDRLLLCSDGLNDMVGDEAIGTELLSAATAEAACRALLRRALAAGGRDNITVVAAFYSWEGSARG, encoded by the coding sequence ATGGCTACGAGTCCTCATGAACATCGTCGTGGCGCGTACGCGGGTCGTGACCGCGACACGCTTGCGTTTGCGTCGGCGGTGACTGTCGACGCGTTCGGCATCTCGGATCCCGGGAACGTCCGGCCCGCCAACGAGGACCACTTCCTCATCGCGCGTGCGGGCCGGTACTACGAGACGGTGTCGACGAGCCTTCCCGAAGGCGAGCTTCCATCGCGCGCGTCGGACGATGGCTATGCGCTCGTGGTGGCCGACGGCATGGGTGGACACGTCGCGGGTGAAGTCGCCAGCCGCCTGACCATCAGGGAACTGGTGCGCCTGTCGCTCGAACTGCCAGACTGGATCTCGCGCGTTGACGAGGACACGATCGACGAGGTCGTGCGGCGATCGGAGACCCAGATGGCATCGGCGCATCAGCGCTTGATCGATGCGGGCAAGCGCGATCCCGACCTGCAGGGCATGGGCACTACCGTGACGGCCGTGCGCAACCTCGGTCGGCTGCTGCAGGTGGTCCACGTCGGCGACTCGCGGGCGTACCTGTTGCGCGGCGAGCAGCTCTCGCGCCTCACGCGCGATCACAGCCTGGTGCAGATGCTCGTCGACAGGGGTCGCATGACGCGCGAGGAGGCCGAGCAGTCGACGTCGCGGCACGTGCTCGTCAACGCCGTCGGCGGCGTCAACGACAGCGTGCGCGTGGACATCGATCACGTCGGACTCGCCAACGGCGATCGCCTGCTGCTCTGCAGCGACGGGCTGAACGACATGGTGGGTGACGAGGCGATTGGCACGGAACTGCTGTCGGCGGCCACGGCAGAAGCCGCCTGCCGTGCCCTCCTCCGGCGGGCCCTCGCCGCCGGCGGTCGCGACAACATCACCGTTGTCGCCGCGTTCTATTCGTGGGAGGGGAGTGCCAGGGGGTGA